A single genomic interval of Zingiber officinale cultivar Zhangliang chromosome 4A, Zo_v1.1, whole genome shotgun sequence harbors:
- the LOC121970862 gene encoding ER lumen protein-retaining receptor erd-2.2-like, with protein MSGGKRPIYALATWLKRQPPKVKAFLSVVAGMAALVFLRFIVHDHDNLFVAAEAVHAFGISVLIYKLTKERTCAGLSLKSQDLTALFLAVRLYCSLVMEYDIHTLLDTATLASTLWVVYMIRFKLKSSYMEDKDNFPIYYVVVPCALLALAVHPSTSHNIVNRISWAFCVYLEAVSVLPQLRSMQNTKIVEPFTAHYVFALGVARFLSCAHWVLQVLDTRGRLLTALGYGLWPPMVLLSEIIQTFILADFCYYYVKSIFGGQLVLRLPSGVV; from the exons ATGAGCGGGGGGAAGCGACCGATCTACGCGTTGGCGACATGGCTGAAGCGGCAGCCGCCCAAGGTGAAGGCGTTCTTGTCCGTGGTGGCTGGCATGGCGGCGCTCGTCTTCCTTCGTTTCATCGTCCACGACCACGATAACCTGTTCGTCGCGGCCGAGGCTGTACATGCTTTTGGTATTTCTGTTCTAATCTACAAGCTCACCAAGGAGAGGACCTGTGCCG GTCTTTCACTGAAGTCACAGGATTTAACTGCTTTGTTTCTAGCTGTGAGACTGTATTGCAGCTTGGTCATGGAATATGATATACACACATTGTTAGATACTGCCACGCTTGCTAGTACTCTTTGGGTTGTATACATGATTCGATTTAAATTAAAGTCAAGCTACATGGAAGATAAGGACAACTTTCCAATATATTATGTG GTGGTGCCTTGTGCTTTGTTAGCCCTTGCAGTCCATCCTTCTACCTCACATAATATAGTCAATAGGATTTCTTGGGCATTTTGTGTTTATTTGGAAGCTGTTTCAGTATTACCTCAGCTACGTTCAATGCAGAATACTAAG ATTGTAGAGCCATTCACAGCTCACTATGTTTTTGCTCTTGGTGTTGCAAGATTTCTGAGTTGTGCTCACTGGGTCCTTCAG GTTCTTGATACCCGAGGGCGCTTATTGACTGCTTTGGGTTATGGTTTATGGCCGCCAATGGTCCTCCTCTCCGAAATCATTCAAACTTTCATCCTTGCTGACTTCTGCTACTACTACGTGAAGAG TATTTTTGGCGGTCAGCTGGTGCTCCGACTTCCATCTGGTGTTGTGTGA
- the LOC121970863 gene encoding proteasome subunit alpha type-7-like encodes MARYDRAITVFSPDGHLFQVEYALEAVRKGNAAVGVRGTDAIVLGVEKKSTPKLQDSRSVRKIVSLDTHIALACAGLKADARVLINRARIECQSHRLTVEDPVTVEYITRYIAGLQQKYTQSGGVRPFGLSALIVGFDPDTGVPALYQTDPSGTFSAWKANATGRNSNSMREFLEKNYKETSGQETVKLAIRALLEVVESGGKNIEIAVMTKEQGLRQLEEAEIDAIVAEIEAEKAAAEAAKKPPSKDSLV; translated from the exons ATGGCTCGCTACGACCGTGCCATCACCGTCTTCTCCCCCGACGGCCATCTCTTCCAGGTCGAGTATGCCCTCGAGGCGGTCCGCAAGGGCAACGCCGCTGTCGGCGTCCGCGGCACCGACGCCATCGTCCTCGGCGTCGAGAAGAAATCAACCCCCAAGCTCCAGGACTCCCG ATCGGTGCGTAAGATCGTGAGCCTGGACACGCACATCGCGCTGGCGTGCGCGGGTCTGAAAGCCGACGCCCGCGTGCTCATCAACCGCGCCCGAATCGAGTGTCAGAGCCACCGACTCACAGTGGAGGATCCCGTCACGGTCGAGTACATCACCCGCTACATCGCCGGCCTGCAGCAGAAGTACACCCAGAGCGGAGGCGTGCGCCCCTTTGGGCTTTCCGCACTCATCGTTGGATTTGATCCGGACACTGGCGTCCCTGCCCTGTACCAGACTGATCCCTCGGGGACATTTTCTGCCTGGAAGGCCAACGCCACTGGGAGAAATTCCAATTCGATGCGGGAGTTTCTGGAGAAGAACTACAAGGAGACCTCTGGGCAAGAGACTGTGAAGCTAGCCATTAGGGCACTGCTTGAA GTTGTTGAGAGTGGAGGAAAGAACATCGAGATTGCAGTGATGACAAAAGAACAGGGTCTTCGTCAACTTGAAGAAGCCGAGATTGATGCTATCGTCGCTGAGATTGAGGCCGAGAAAGCGGCAGCGGAGGCTGCAAAGAAGCCCCCTTCTAAAGATAGCCTAGTCTAG
- the LOC121970864 gene encoding la-related protein 1C-like has translation MSPIDSSSSPASRQFAAQPPLQDGEDRACGANLTGKKPAWNVQMNGARNGASVISDGSWPALSQSATGIFKSSLSDATKPIQDQLISAPLGSVMTASQPVPYFPLHEPSSSPSLLKPDAKLNSVNTGDCVCSTGVPAIVTPEPPQLAALEQRTKICLDVVSDSSPKNPPKGKNNWDRNLGGSFAPQNRNTTDHYGRYNGIRRTQNGGRVSHQGGYGKRQDHKLGRYERNLPPHANVLLPPPPGYFRHFIRAPQPAMAPFFHMPVQVRPLVDPMGYPEAPMYFFPPPPPPEKLRNVPFVRHQAPSTIVRPVDNLQLMILKQIEYYFSTENLCKDFFLKTSMDNQGWVPVSLIAGFNRVKKLTNNISYILDALRNSTILEVQGDKIRRRKDWMNWILPSISKRYGIVPGPQSLATSDDGSLDTLVQNLGLEDGAASQTIYNGTLEKVH, from the exons ATGTCTCCCATTGACTCCTCGTCGTCCCCGGCCTCCCGCCAGTTCGCAGCTCAACCGCCGCTGCAGGATGGCGAAGATCGCGCTTGCGGTGCAAATTTGACCGGAAAGAAGCCGGCCTGGAATGTCCAGATGAATGGGGCGAGGAATGGTGCAAGCGTGATCAGTGACGGTTCCTGGCCTGCTCTATCCCAGTCCGCTACAGGGATCTTCAAATCTTCGCTATCGGACGCCACCAAGCCGATCCAGGATCAATTGATCTCTGCGCCCTTA GGTTCTGTTATGACGGCATCTCAGCCAGTACCATATTTTCCCCTCCATGAGCCTAGTTCTAGCCCAAGCTTGCTGAAGCCCGATGCAAAACTTAACTCGGTGAATACGGGTGATTGTGTCTGTAGCACTGGTGTGCCAGCCATTGTTACACCTGAGCCACCTCAACTGGCTGCTTTGGAGCAGAGGACTAAAATTTGTTTAGATGTAGTTTCAGACTCTTCTCCCAAGAACCCCCCTAAGGGGAAAAACAACTGGGATAGGAATCTGGGCGGCAGCTTTGCACCACAGAACCGTAACACTACTGATCACTACGGTAGGTATAATGGAATCAGGAGGACACAAAATGGTGGTCGGGTTTCCCACCAGGGAGGCTATGGGAAACGACAGGACCACAAATTGGGACGTTATGAAAGGAATTTACCCCCACATGCAAATGTGCTACTACCTCCACCGCCTGGTTACTTCAGACATTTCATTCGGGCACCTCAACCTGCCATGGCACCTTTTTTTCACATGCCAGTGCAGGTTCGCCCTCTTGTAGATCCCATGGGCTACCCCG AAGCTCCTATGTATTTTTTCCCACCACCTCCACCGCCTGAGAAACTGAGAAATGTCCCTTTCGTCCGTCATCAAGCACCATCTACAATAGTCAGGCCGGTGGATAACTTGCAACTTATGATACTGAAACAAATCGAGTACTATTTCAG TACTGAAAATTTATGCAAAGACTTTTTTCTGAAAACTAGCATGGATAACCAGGGATGGGTTCCTGTCTCCTTGATAGCAGGCTTTAATCGA GTTAAGAAATTAACCAATAACATCTCATATATATTGGATGCACTCCGAAATTCAACCATTTTGGAAGTACAG GGTGATAAAATAAGACGACGCAAGGATTGGATGAACTGGATTCTTCCTTCAATATCCAAGCGATATGGCATTGTTCCAGGGCCCCAGTCTTTAGCCACGTCGGATGATGGTTCTCTTGATACTCTTGTCCAAAATCTTGGCTTGGAGGATGGTGCTGCAAGCCAAACCATATATAATGGGACACTTGAAAAAGTCCATTAG
- the LOC121970865 gene encoding phosphatidylinositol transfer protein CSR1-like isoform X1, producing the protein MMALHPFRCTFRLPFPSYSSSSSPGSRRLRCSGDNQAPAALDTNKLVLEVKEKLQREHANLPIGKNGRDDEEMLLWFLKDRRFSVEEAAMKLSKAIKWREDFGVSNLCQESVQELYATDKAYVHDFPDNKGRPVFVVVARKHFPGKQEFIEDERLCVHMIENALSKLPPGVEQILGIIDLRGFRIENTDIKFLKFLIDVFYYYYPKRLGQVLFVNAPLVFRPVWQLMKPLLKSYASLARFCDMETVRKEYFTESTVPPDFLD; encoded by the exons ATGATGGCTCTTCATCCTTTCCGCTGCACTTTTCGCCTTCCCTTTCCTTCTTACTCATCCTCTTCCTCGCCTGGCAGTAGGCGCTTGAGGTGCTCCGGCGACAACCAGGCTCCCGCTGCCCTCGATACCAACAAG CTTGTGTTGGAAGTCAAGGAAAAACTTCAAAGAGAGCATGCTAATCTCCCAATTGGAAAGAATGGTAGAGACGATGAAGAAATGCTCCTTTGGTTTTTGAAGGATCGAAGGTTTTCTGTTGAAGAGGCTGCCATGAAATTGTCTAAGGCTATT AAATGGCGTGAGGATTTTGGTGTATCGAATTTGTGTCAGGAATCGGTTCAGGAGTTATATGCAACTGACAAGGCTTATGTGCATGACTTCCCTGACAATAAGGGCAGACCCGTATTTGTGGTAGTTGCACGGAAACATTTTCCTGGG AAACAGGAATTCATTGAGGATGAGAGACTCTGTGTCCATATGATTGAGAATGCATTAAGCAAACTTCCTCCTGGAGTTGAACAAATTCTGGGCATTATTGATCTAAGAGGCTTTCGAATAGAAAACACAGATATCAAATTTTTGAAGTTTCTG ATTGATGTGTTCTATTATTACTATCCGAAACGGCTAGGGCAGGTTCTCTTCGTTAATGCTCCTTTGGTGTTTCGACCTGTTTGGCAGCTCATGAAACCTTTATTGAAGTCATATGCCTCATTG GCTCGGTTCTGCGACATGGAGACAGTCAGAAAGGAGTACTTCACAGAATCAACAGTTCCACCCGACTTCCTTGATTGA
- the LOC121970865 gene encoding phosphatidylinositol transfer protein CSR1-like isoform X2 → MMALHPFRCTFRLPFPSYSSSSSPGSRRLRCSGDNQAPAALDTNKLVLEVKEKLQREHANLPIGKNGRDDEEMLLWFLKDRRFSVEEAAMKLSKAIKWREDFGVSNLCQESVQELYATDKAYVHDFPDNKGRPVFVVVARKHFPGKQEFIEDERLCVHMIENALSKLPPGVEQILGIIDLRGFRIENTDIKFLKFLIDVFYYYYPKRLGQVLFVNAPLVFRPVWQLMKPLLKSYASLSERSTSQNQQFHPTSLIEL, encoded by the exons ATGATGGCTCTTCATCCTTTCCGCTGCACTTTTCGCCTTCCCTTTCCTTCTTACTCATCCTCTTCCTCGCCTGGCAGTAGGCGCTTGAGGTGCTCCGGCGACAACCAGGCTCCCGCTGCCCTCGATACCAACAAG CTTGTGTTGGAAGTCAAGGAAAAACTTCAAAGAGAGCATGCTAATCTCCCAATTGGAAAGAATGGTAGAGACGATGAAGAAATGCTCCTTTGGTTTTTGAAGGATCGAAGGTTTTCTGTTGAAGAGGCTGCCATGAAATTGTCTAAGGCTATT AAATGGCGTGAGGATTTTGGTGTATCGAATTTGTGTCAGGAATCGGTTCAGGAGTTATATGCAACTGACAAGGCTTATGTGCATGACTTCCCTGACAATAAGGGCAGACCCGTATTTGTGGTAGTTGCACGGAAACATTTTCCTGGG AAACAGGAATTCATTGAGGATGAGAGACTCTGTGTCCATATGATTGAGAATGCATTAAGCAAACTTCCTCCTGGAGTTGAACAAATTCTGGGCATTATTGATCTAAGAGGCTTTCGAATAGAAAACACAGATATCAAATTTTTGAAGTTTCTG ATTGATGTGTTCTATTATTACTATCCGAAACGGCTAGGGCAGGTTCTCTTCGTTAATGCTCCTTTGGTGTTTCGACCTGTTTGGCAGCTCATGAAACCTTTATTGAAGTCATATGCCTCATTG TCAGAAAGGAGTACTTCACAGAATCAACAGTTCCACCCGACTTCCTTGATTGAATTATGA
- the LOC121970866 gene encoding DNA-binding protein MNB1B-like: protein MKRGKSKTDAPKKADAKLSVKKGSERVAKKPRKSKADKDPNKPKRPQSAFFVFMEEFRKIFKEKNPNNKSVAAVGKAGGDKWKSLSEEEKAPYVAKAAKLKADYTKTMAAYNKGQAGGGSRSAAAAAAAAEDDEESDKSKSEVNDDDDDEDDEEDEDEDDDE from the exons ATGAAGAGGGGGAAATCCAAGACCGACGCTCCCAAGAAGGCTGATGCCAA GCTTTCGGTGAAAAAGGGATCTGAAAGGGTGGCTAAAAAGCCGAGGAAGTCGAAGGCCGACAAGGATCCTAACAAACCTAAGAGGCCCCAGAGTGCGTTCTTCGTCTTCat GGAGGAATTCCGGAAGATATTCAAGGAAAAGAACCCTAATAACAAATCGGTCGCAGCG GTTGGGAAAGCTGGAGGAGATAAGTGGAAATCCTTGTCGGAAGAA GAGAAAGCCCCATATGTAGCCAAGGCAGCAAAGCTCAAAGCCGATTACACCAAAACTATGGCTGCCTACAATAAGGGTCAG GCCGGAGGAGGAAGTCGTTCTGCTGCTGCTGCAGCAGCAGCGGCAGAAGATGACGAGGAGTCCGACAagtccaaatctgaggtgaatgatgatgatgatgatgaggacgATGAAGAAGATGAG GATGAGGATGATGATGAATGA